The following coding sequences are from one Streptomyces sp. NBC_01232 window:
- a CDS encoding methyltransferase, producing the protein MTNTEVRTAQTAAGRELVVRLAFGSMAAHTLRAAVRLSVVELIGDGPRTAAEVAAGARTAHQPMTRLLRALTALGLLAEHAPDTFSVTPAGALLGPRHPDSLASFVRMFTDPAIVRAWEHLDSSVRTGEIAFDSVFGTDFFSHLARHPELSTDFNAAMSQVASETAAVLPRAFDFSRFASVTDVGGGSGTLLAAVLEAHPHLAGVVFDTADGLAEAAKTLARHGVDERCTVIAGDFFQSVPHGTDVYLVKSILHDWTDAQAVTILRHCRRVLPHDGIVLIVEPVLPEIVGAEDEGTYLSDLNMMVNVGGRERTRTDFEEVCRRAALRVTSVTPLAEAAPYSLIEAVAD; encoded by the coding sequence GTGACGAACACCGAGGTACGAACAGCACAGACGGCGGCAGGCCGCGAGCTCGTCGTCCGGCTCGCGTTCGGGAGCATGGCCGCGCACACCCTGCGGGCGGCAGTCCGCCTGAGCGTCGTGGAACTGATCGGCGACGGACCGCGCACGGCCGCCGAGGTAGCAGCCGGAGCCCGGACCGCGCACCAGCCCATGACACGCCTGCTGCGGGCCCTGACCGCCCTCGGCCTGCTCGCGGAACACGCCCCCGACACGTTCTCGGTGACCCCGGCGGGCGCGCTCCTCGGCCCCCGTCACCCCGACTCCCTCGCGTCGTTCGTCCGCATGTTCACCGATCCGGCGATCGTGCGCGCCTGGGAGCACCTGGACAGCAGCGTCCGTACGGGGGAGATCGCATTCGATTCCGTCTTCGGCACGGACTTCTTCAGCCACCTCGCCCGGCACCCCGAGCTCTCCACGGACTTCAACGCGGCCATGAGCCAGGTCGCCTCCGAGACGGCCGCCGTGCTGCCGCGGGCCTTCGACTTCAGCCGGTTCGCCTCGGTCACGGACGTCGGCGGAGGCAGCGGCACCCTCCTGGCCGCCGTCCTCGAAGCGCACCCGCATCTCGCCGGCGTCGTCTTCGACACGGCCGACGGCCTCGCAGAGGCTGCGAAGACACTGGCGCGACACGGAGTGGACGAACGCTGCACCGTCATCGCCGGGGACTTCTTCCAGTCGGTCCCGCACGGCACGGACGTGTACCTCGTGAAGAGCATCCTGCACGACTGGACGGACGCCCAGGCGGTCACGATCCTGCGCCACTGCCGCCGGGTGCTGCCGCACGACGGCATCGTCCTGATCGTGGAGCCCGTGCTTCCCGAGATCGTCGGCGCGGAGGACGAGGGCACCTACCTGAGCGACCTCAACATGATGGTGAACGTCGGCGGCAGGGAACGCACCCGCACGGACTTCGAGGAGGTGTGCCGCCGGGCGGCCCTGCGCGTCACGTCGGTCACCCCGCTCGCGGAGGCCGCCCCGTACTCCCTGATCGAGGCCGTGGCCGACTGA
- a CDS encoding DUF2199 domain-containing protein — protein sequence MAAEHHHTCACCTEHRDGLPLSYGAPAPAAWKPRYSRRRDSELTADQCTIKGRHFFVHGLIEIPVRDSGDTFSWGVWVSLSETNFARTHDLWDDPARAQEPPYFGWLSTELSVYPQTTLHLKTHVHTRAVGRRPLIEVEPTDHPLAIEQREGITTDRVKDLADLLLRG from the coding sequence ATGGCTGCTGAACACCACCACACCTGCGCTTGCTGCACAGAACACAGGGACGGTCTGCCGCTGTCCTACGGAGCTCCGGCTCCGGCGGCGTGGAAGCCTCGGTACTCCCGGCGCCGGGACAGCGAGCTGACCGCCGACCAATGCACGATCAAAGGCCGTCACTTCTTCGTCCACGGCCTTATCGAGATACCGGTGCGCGACAGCGGCGACACCTTCTCCTGGGGAGTCTGGGTCTCCTTGAGCGAAACGAACTTCGCCCGGACGCACGACCTCTGGGACGACCCGGCACGCGCGCAGGAGCCTCCGTACTTCGGGTGGCTCTCCACCGAGCTGTCCGTCTATCCACAGACCACGCTCCACCTCAAGACCCACGTCCACACGCGCGCCGTCGGCCGGCGCCCACTGATCGAAGTGGAACCCACCGACCATCCCCTGGCGATCGAGCAGCGTGAGGGCATCACCACCGACCGTGTGAAGGACCTCGCAGACTTGCTTCTCCGGGGCTGA
- a CDS encoding MMPL family transporter: MMRRLASLPGGRVGKWVVLALWAALLIPVLMLAGQLGDVEENDNSAWLPGNAESTKVVERAENFQRADTVPAIVIYDRPGGVTPADMAEAQADSEAFKGMENVVGRPQGPVKSEDGKAIQTVVQIHKDKTGWEGIGRTVDAITEVGKENAGGLGFHVTGPGGHASDSIKAFSGGGALTTITALVVVVMLLLTYRSPLLPLLPLLTVGVALVTSEAVIYLLAKNAGLVVNKQTSFILTVLVFGAATDYALLLISRYREELLRHEDRHEAMAEALYRSSPAIIASAATVAVSLMLLMLATLSSTQGLGPACAVGILVGLLAMVTLMPALLVICGRWIFWPVKPSYGSADAAGDGIWTRVGTAVSRRPRIVWIGTTLVLGVMAIGMLGLKADGLSNKDQFTGTPQMTVGEKIQSEHFPAGSGDPVVVVARAASAEQVRTALSGVPGVVGVGEPVVKDGEAIMLGELKDDPSSKASIRTVEKARTAVHAVEGADAQVGGSTAIMLDTQEAAARDSKVIIPIVLVVVLLVLALLLRAIVAPLLLMATVVLSFAAALGVSSLVFNHVFGFAGAEASFPLLTFVFLVALGIDYNIFLVTRVREVAVLHGTRRGALLGLSTTGGVITSAGLVLAGTFAAMASLPLVFAAELGFAVAFGVLLDTMIVRSVLVTSLTLDVGRWMWWPSNLFRQHDAPEPPAGNPDREPALTVV; the protein is encoded by the coding sequence ATGATGCGAAGACTGGCTTCGTTGCCCGGTGGAAGAGTAGGGAAGTGGGTCGTCCTCGCGCTCTGGGCGGCCCTGTTGATCCCGGTCCTGATGCTGGCCGGCCAGCTCGGCGACGTCGAGGAGAACGACAATTCGGCTTGGCTGCCCGGCAACGCGGAGTCGACCAAGGTCGTCGAGCGGGCCGAGAACTTCCAGCGTGCCGATACCGTGCCCGCGATCGTGATCTACGACCGGCCCGGGGGCGTCACCCCCGCCGACATGGCCGAGGCCCAGGCCGACTCCGAAGCCTTCAAGGGCATGGAGAACGTCGTCGGGCGGCCGCAGGGGCCGGTGAAGTCCGAGGACGGCAAGGCCATCCAGACCGTGGTCCAGATCCACAAGGACAAGACGGGCTGGGAGGGGATCGGCAGGACCGTCGACGCGATCACCGAGGTCGGCAAGGAGAACGCGGGCGGTCTCGGATTCCACGTCACCGGACCGGGCGGTCACGCCTCCGACTCGATCAAGGCGTTCAGCGGAGGGGGCGCCCTGACGACGATCACCGCACTGGTGGTCGTGGTGATGCTGCTGCTCACCTACCGCAGCCCGTTGCTGCCCCTGCTGCCCCTGCTGACCGTGGGCGTCGCCCTGGTCACGTCGGAGGCGGTGATCTACTTGCTGGCGAAGAACGCCGGACTCGTCGTCAACAAGCAGACCAGTTTCATCCTGACCGTGCTGGTGTTCGGCGCTGCCACCGACTACGCGCTCCTGCTCATTTCCCGGTACCGGGAAGAGCTGCTGCGGCACGAGGACCGGCACGAAGCGATGGCGGAGGCCCTCTACCGCTCCAGTCCCGCGATCATAGCCAGCGCCGCGACCGTCGCGGTCAGCCTGATGCTGCTGATGCTGGCCACCCTCAGCTCCACCCAGGGGCTCGGGCCGGCCTGCGCCGTCGGCATCCTCGTCGGACTGCTCGCCATGGTCACCCTGATGCCGGCCCTGCTGGTCATCTGCGGCCGCTGGATCTTCTGGCCGGTGAAGCCGTCGTACGGATCGGCCGATGCGGCCGGGGACGGCATCTGGACCCGGGTCGGCACCGCAGTCTCCCGCCGGCCGCGGATCGTGTGGATCGGCACCACGCTCGTCCTTGGCGTGATGGCGATCGGGATGCTCGGGCTCAAGGCCGACGGGCTGTCCAACAAGGACCAGTTCACCGGCACACCGCAGATGACCGTCGGCGAGAAGATTCAGTCCGAGCACTTCCCGGCCGGATCGGGCGACCCCGTCGTCGTCGTGGCCAGGGCCGCCTCGGCGGAGCAGGTGAGGACCGCGCTGTCCGGCGTACCCGGAGTTGTCGGTGTCGGGGAGCCGGTGGTCAAGGACGGAGAGGCCATCATGCTCGGGGAGCTGAAGGACGACCCCAGCAGCAAGGCTTCGATCCGTACCGTCGAGAAGGCCAGGACCGCGGTCCACGCGGTCGAGGGTGCGGACGCCCAGGTCGGCGGCAGCACGGCGATCATGCTCGACACACAGGAAGCGGCCGCCCGCGACTCCAAGGTGATCATCCCCATCGTGCTGGTGGTGGTGCTCCTCGTCCTCGCGCTGCTGCTGCGGGCGATCGTCGCGCCGCTGCTGCTCATGGCGACGGTGGTGCTGTCGTTCGCAGCGGCCCTCGGCGTGAGCAGCCTGGTGTTCAACCACGTGTTCGGCTTCGCCGGGGCGGAAGCCTCCTTCCCGCTCCTGACGTTCGTGTTCCTGGTCGCGCTGGGCATCGACTACAACATCTTCCTGGTCACCCGGGTGCGCGAAGTGGCGGTGCTGCACGGCACCCGGCGCGGCGCGCTGCTGGGTCTGTCCACCACCGGGGGTGTGATCACCTCGGCTGGTCTGGTGCTGGCCGGCACCTTCGCGGCGATGGCCTCGCTGCCGCTGGTGTTTGCGGCCGAGCTCGGGTTCGCGGTGGCGTTCGGCGTACTGCTGGACACCATGATCGTCCGCTCGGTGCTGGTCACCTCGCTGACCCTGGACGTGGGCCGGTGGATGTGGTGGCCGAGCAACCTGTTCCGGCAGCACGACGCCCCCGAGCCGCCGGCGGGCAACCCCGACCGCGAACCCGCCCTCACGGTCGTCTGA
- a CDS encoding MerR family transcriptional regulator, which yields MYPSATPPREVKIGDAAAFAGTTPRAIRHYHQIGLLPEPERGGDGRRRYGYDDMIRLLWIRKMSEAGISLDDMRAAFDDARDVEDVLGRLEETLAAQEADIRRQRAAVRRLRAVGSPLGLLSPLVTDRLGHLPSGAVRPSDLDALLVTERIFGPLGAAVQASVFITLATHPGLRAEADRLDAADAALDDTVDPHDPRVEELAAQHCAHHKALLQAIETAGLDVAEEKLFENYDAEASGGEDDSRMSAFEAVTKMPYGFSAARTRCMEITARLLYGDVSAGS from the coding sequence ATGTACCCCTCCGCCACGCCTCCCCGCGAGGTCAAGATCGGCGATGCCGCCGCCTTCGCCGGGACCACCCCGCGCGCCATTCGTCACTACCACCAGATCGGTCTGCTGCCGGAGCCCGAGCGAGGCGGAGACGGACGCCGCCGCTACGGCTACGACGACATGATCCGCCTGCTGTGGATCCGCAAGATGTCCGAGGCCGGCATCAGCCTGGACGACATGCGGGCCGCCTTCGACGATGCCCGGGACGTCGAGGACGTCCTGGGCCGGCTGGAGGAGACCCTGGCCGCCCAGGAGGCCGACATCAGGCGTCAGCGCGCGGCAGTCCGGCGCCTGCGGGCCGTGGGCAGCCCGCTGGGCCTGCTCTCCCCGCTGGTCACGGACCGGCTCGGTCACCTGCCTTCCGGTGCAGTGCGCCCCTCCGACCTGGACGCACTCCTGGTCACAGAACGGATCTTCGGGCCGCTGGGAGCCGCAGTTCAGGCCAGTGTGTTCATCACCCTGGCGACCCATCCCGGCCTACGCGCCGAGGCAGACCGCCTCGACGCGGCCGACGCCGCCCTCGATGACACCGTCGACCCCCACGACCCACGGGTCGAGGAACTCGCCGCGCAGCACTGCGCCCACCACAAGGCCCTGCTCCAGGCCATCGAAACGGCCGGACTGGACGTCGCGGAGGAAAAGCTCTTCGAGAACTACGACGCCGAGGCGAGTGGCGGCGAGGACGACTCCCGGATGAGTGCCTTCGAAGCGGTGACCAAGATGCCCTACGGCTTCTCCGCGGCCCGGACGCGGTGCATGGAAATCACGGCACGGCTCCTTTACGGGGACGTTTCCGCAGGCAGCTGA